Below is a window of Planctomycetes bacterium MalM25 DNA.
CTCCACGGTGCCAGGCGACTACAACAACGATGGCGTTGTTGATGCCGTGGACTACAGCGTCTGGCGAGACCACTTCAACACGTCCACCTTGCTTCCAAACGACCCGACCGCCGGCTCGGTCACAAACGAGGACTACGAGGTTTGGAAAGCCAACTATGGTCAGACAGCCAGCGCGATGCCTATGCCAACGAGCCCGACCGCGGTGCCGGAGCCCACGGCGTGGTTGCTGGTCATCCTAGGGGCGACTGGCGGGGCTGTCACAGTTCGCCGTCGGTAGCTGCAATCCACTGGCATGGCATACGGCGTTTTCGAGGTGATCGCTTCCGAAGGAGCGTTCGAGCAGGCCGAAACGACTTAGTTGGCAGACTGGTACGGCCATGACAATCGTTTCGTCGAGGTAGCGGGTCGGTCGGGGTGGGGGATCGAGGGGCGGCCAGCACTCGATGCTGCGGAGGGCTCCCCGGACGGGCGGGCGATAGCGCTCTGTGCGTGATACGGTCCAATCGATAAGGCAAGAGCATTCTAGGAAAAGTGACTTCGAAACGGTCCTCTCTCATCCCTCTCTTAGCTTGCTACTTTTGCAAGATTCTCCAGGATTGCCTGAGAAACCCGTACAGCGAAGAACGTTGTATCGGTAGACAACTGTCGTTTTGACGGTCTCATCCCTCCGGCTGCGACGCCTTTGGTGTTCTTCATGACGGCAGGAGTTGGGGGGGCTGTTAGATCGGAGCGGTTGCCTTCCTTCTCTTCAGGCAGTTCGTTTCCGGCCTATTGCCGAAGCCAGCTGCCACCACATCTCTGGACGGCGGGTTCTTGTGCTAACGAGGGGCTGTTGAAGTCGCCATCCAGAGCGGCATGGTGACTCAATCGATGGAAACACCCAGACGTACCGATCGTCCACGCCTACGGCAGCGTGCGTCAACTAGACCACCGGGGCCGCTCCGTCCCGGACGGACGTCCCCCGGAATCACCTCTCTGCCAATGTGCGAGATCTGAAACTGAGCCAATCGCCTGAGAACGCTCACGGATCCCTGCGCTGTTCTCGTTCGTCATTCTCATAGCAATAGAAATGCCTGAAAGAGCCAACACCTTGAAGCGAGCGGTCAGCGTCTTTCACGCGGCCAAGATGGCAAACAGCGTTCTGCGGCGAGCGGCGAGCGCTCTTGCGACGGGGCTGCTGTGTGCAGTCACGTTGGGAATGCTGGCCACTGGCAAGTGCGCCTTCGCCGCTGAGAAGCTGAACGTGATCGTCATTATGGCGGACGACATCAGCGCGAACGAATTCCCAATCCACGGCGTCCCCGAGGGGGGCGTTGGGAACAGCGCCTCATCAACCCCCACCCGCACACCGAACCTCGATCGGATCGCTTCTGAGGGAGCCTGGATCAAGACCGCTTGGTCGGCCCCGGTCTGTGGGCCGACTCGCGCTATGATCATGACGGGCCGATACGCTCACCAGCATGGTTGGTATGCCAACAACATGAAAGCGAGTGGCAGCTTCTACCAGACCTCGACCGACTCCAGCGGGCAGCGCCAGATCATCGGTCATGTCGCTAAGCAAGCGGGATACGCGACCGTCTGGGCGGGCAAGTCGCAGATGCCCGAGCTCGACCAGTACGGCTTCGACGAGGGGATTTTCTATACCGGCTACGACGAGACCATTGACGGGCAGGTCAGCCCCTACAGCGATTTTCAGGCTTCGGACCCTTACAAGCAGGGTTCGTGGTACTGGAAGCCGAAGCTGAAGCGGATGAACCACCCAGACGATTCGACAACCTTCGCTTGGGCGCCCGCTAACCAGAACGGCGAGTTGGACTACGGCCAGGATCTCTATATCGACACCATCTTCGACTTCGTCAACCGACACACCGACGACCCGACGACGAGCGCCGATGACGGCGAAGCCACCAAGCCCTTCTTCGCCTACTACACCCCGAATCTCGGGCACCGTGCGGTCGATTACCTGAACGCGGAGCAGCTTCCCAACGGGGACTACCTGGGCGAGCAAGACTGGGCGGGCACGCCCGCTTTGGTGCTCAACGAAGAGACGGGACGTTGGAGCCGTCAGGTCGAGACCTACCAGCAGCAACAGAACTCGGGCGATCCGGTCGTTGGCGTCACCGAGAACCACATCGACCGGCATGTCGAATACCTGGACTATCAAGTCCAGCAGATCACCGATGAGCTTGAGCGGCTGGAGATTGCCGACAACACGGTCCTAATCTTCACCACGGACAACGGCACCTGGGGCTACGGCAAGAACCAGATAACGAAGCAACGCGGCACGCACGTCCCCTTCATCGTCTACGCTCCGGGTCAGCTCGCTGTGCAGGGTGAGCAGGATATCCTCGTTGAGCTGACCGACGTGTGGCCCACGCTGGCCGACATCACCGGCTTCGAGCCCCCCACGGACTATGACGTTGATGGCGAGAGCCTCTGGGGGTACCTCACGGGCGAGACGAGCGAACACCGCGAGTGGATCTCCTCGTACTATGCAGACGATCAGCTGATCCGGGGCAAGAACGTGCTCCGTGACGGGCGAGGAGATTGGTACGACACTCGGGGCGCAAGCGATGGTGACTCGTTCATCCCACTGACCGAGGATTCCGATCCGGAGCTCCTCGCCGAAAAGCGGATGCTGGAGCTGGCCCTCGAAGGCATCCCCAGCCTCGAGGAGTCGCAGTACGCCGGCGCCTTTGCGTCGACATCCGCCTCACTCTACGAGTCAACAGCGGCGATCCCCGAACCGACTGCGGCGGGGCTGACGTTCGCCGCGGCCCTGCTGGGGTTGCGGTACGTGAGAGCGATCGAGGGAGGGCGAGCTGAGCCCGCCTGCCACCCGTCCTCATCGAGCAACCGTCCCGCACCTTGAGTCGAACCGCCCAACGTGTGATTGGCTGACCCGAATCACGCTCCTCTGACGGAAGAAACCTCCCCCGCTACGACTTGCTCATCTTAGGAATCTAATCATGAAGAAGTTGCACCTCGCCGCGACCATGGCCCTGAGCGTGCTGTTGTCGCACGCCGCCTATGGCCAACAGACGGTCATCGACTGGGCGCCCTCACAGCACCTGGATGGGAACACACAGCAGCTCAACCTCACTGCGACAGGAACGGTGGAGAGTGGTGCGGAACGAGTTAGTAACTACAACTTCGACGTCACGCCGATGATCGCGGGGGGCGTCGGCAACTACAGCCAGAACAGCCCTCCCGATCTGTTCGGCATCTTGCAGGTCTCCTCGCCGATCTCAGAGGCCGCTGCTCCGGAGATGGACATCAACTTCATGCGCAAGGATGTCAGCGAGCTCCGCCTGGGCGCCAATACGGATCAAACCCGATCGGCGAATGGTTTGGTCTGGGTCGACCAAAGCAGCTTTGCGAACCCGCTAAGCTCGATGTCTGATGTTATCAACGCGAGCTTGACCTCCATCCTGCGTGGTTCGGGCGCGACGGCGGGCGAAGCCCGCTTCGCGGTCCGCGATAGCGGCCAGTGGTACTTGAGCAATTCGAGCGTTCAGCAGTCCGGCGGCTTCTTCTCCACGGATACGCTGGCGATCACCGACATGTCCGCTGAAATGTGGGGCGCCTACAGCCCTGCGACAAGCACTTCGGACGCCTTCGTCTCGTCGGCCGGCTCCGTCTACAACACCGCCAGCTCGTCGCTCAACAACATCGAAGCTCTGGGGTACTACCTCCAGGTCGAAGGCGACACCAGCACTGCCAACACCCGACTGTACTCTCGCGGGTTCTCCTTCCTGGTCGATGCGCCGGCGACCGAGTTCGTCTCGGACATCTCGCTCGGCAGCGACGGTTTGCTCGGCGAAGGGGGCGTCTCCATCAACGGCATCACGTCGCCGGCTCCCGTGTTGACCCGAAACTCCGGGACCGACGCCAACGCCGCCAACCTGTCCTCGA
It encodes the following:
- a CDS encoding Arylsulfatase → MPERANTLKRAVSVFHAAKMANSVLRRAASALATGLLCAVTLGMLATGKCAFAAEKLNVIVIMADDISANEFPIHGVPEGGVGNSASSTPTRTPNLDRIASEGAWIKTAWSAPVCGPTRAMIMTGRYAHQHGWYANNMKASGSFYQTSTDSSGQRQIIGHVAKQAGYATVWAGKSQMPELDQYGFDEGIFYTGYDETIDGQVSPYSDFQASDPYKQGSWYWKPKLKRMNHPDDSTTFAWAPANQNGELDYGQDLYIDTIFDFVNRHTDDPTTSADDGEATKPFFAYYTPNLGHRAVDYLNAEQLPNGDYLGEQDWAGTPALVLNEETGRWSRQVETYQQQQNSGDPVVGVTENHIDRHVEYLDYQVQQITDELERLEIADNTVLIFTTDNGTWGYGKNQITKQRGTHVPFIVYAPGQLAVQGEQDILVELTDVWPTLADITGFEPPTDYDVDGESLWGYLTGETSEHREWISSYYADDQLIRGKNVLRDGRGDWYDTRGASDGDSFIPLTEDSDPELLAEKRMLELALEGIPSLEESQYAGAFASTSASLYESTAAIPEPTAAGLTFAAALLGLRYVRAIEGGRAEPACHPSSSSNRPAP